GTGGGTCGCGGCCTGTGCTGCGGGGCTGAGTTGCGGGCTGCCACGCGTCCAGATCTGCTGTCCTCCGGACAGTGGCCAGTACAGCAGGCAGTTGGGGTCCTCCTGACGCCAGCTTAGGCTTCCCTGCGTACCGTACACCTGTAAACTCAGGTCGTTTTCCTGTCCTACAGCGATCTGAGACGCCGTCAGCACACCTTTTGCACCGCCCTTGAAGCGCAGCAGGATGCTGGCATCGTCGTCGAGCGCGCGGCCCGGTACGAAGGTCGTGAGATCGGCGCAGATGGCCTCGAGGGCGAGGCCGGTGACGGTAGTCAGCAGATTCTCGGCGTGTGAGCCGATGTCGCCCACTGCCCCGGCGACGCCGCTGCGGACAGGGTCGGTGCGCCACCCGGCCTGCTTGTTGCCTTCGCGTTCGAGCTGCGTGGCAAGCCAGCCCTGGTGATACTGCACCACCACCTTCCGCACGTCGCCGAGCTGCCCCGAACGCACCATCTCGCGGGCCTGACGCACCATCGGGTAGCCGGTGTAGTTGTAGGTGACGCCGAACAGCACACCCGACACCTGCACGACCCGCCGCAGCTCCTGCGCCTGAGCGGTGGTGTGCACCAGCGGCTTGTCGCACACCACATGAACGCCTGCCTGCGCGAAGGCCCGCGCCACCGGAAAGTGCAGGTGATTGGGCGTCACGATCACGACCAACTCGATGCGCTGATCTTCCGGCAGCCGCTGCTCTGCTTCCAGCATGGCTTCCCAGCTGGCATAACCGCGCTGCGCGCTCAGGCCCAGTTCCTGTCCTGTCGCGCGGCTGCGTGCGGCGTCGCTGGCGAAGGCTCCGGCAACCAGCTCAATCTGCCCGGTCAGTGCCATCGCCTGCCGGTGAACCGCTCCGATGAACGCGCCCGGGCCGCCGCCGACCATGCCTGCCCGCAAGCGGCGAGTCATGGCTTCACCGGCACTGTTGGGAATGCAGTCGGTGAAGGCAATGGGCGCGGAAACTGGCGCAGTGAGGGCCATGCGCGGGCTGGGCATGTGGGGAAGTCCATGACTGGTCGTCTTTCCTGGAGGCGGAACATGCACCTGCGAACGGTGCGTGCCACCGCTGGCCTGCCGTTCAAAACGGTGAGTTGGGGAAGTAGTACTGGGCGGCGTTGGCCTTGGTGATCAGCACCGAGGGAATGATGGTGCTGGCCGCGATGGGCTTGCCCCCTGCCACATGCGCCACCGTCAGCCGCATGGCATCGGCGATCATGCTCGGCGGATACGTCACGTTGGCGGTAATGAGGGCATCGCCCTTGATCAGCCGCTGTACCATCTCCTTCATGCCAGCTCCGCCCAGCACCAGCCGGATGTCGCTGCGTTTGGCCTGCTGGATGGCCTTCAGCACCCCCGCCGCCATGTCGTCGTCCGACGCCCAGACCGCATCGATCTTCGGAAAGCGCGTCAGATAATCCTGCATCACCTTGAACGCGTCGTCGCGGTTCCAGTTGCCGAACTTGGCGTCGAGCACCTTGATCTTGGCATTCGATTTGATCGCGGCATTGAACGCGTCGTTGCGCTGGTTATCGATCACGGTGGGAAGCCCGCGCAGAATCACCACGTTGCCGCCCGCCGCGCCGAGCGCCTTACTGATGTACCGGCCTGCGACGTTGCCGAAGCCGGGGTTGTCACCCGCCACGTAGGCATCCTGGGCCTTGGGGTCGGTGAGCCCCCGGTCGACCACCGTAATGAATACGCCCTTGGCTTTCAGCGCCGCGATGGGCCGGGTGAGCGGCGCACTCTCCTGCGGCAGAATCACCAGCGCACTGATCTTGTTGATGGTGTACAGATCCTGAATCTGGTTGGCCTGCTCGTTGGCGTCTTTGGCGGTCTTCACGATGATCTGCGCGTTCGGGTACATCTTTTCGAGCTGCGTCTTCGCGACGCCCGCGTGGTAGACGACGCCTGCCGTCCAGCCGTGATCGGCAGCGGGAATCGACACGCCGATCACCTGTTTGGTCTGAGCAAGCGCAGCGGACCCGAGCAGCGCGGCAGACAGCAGCGCAAACCGTGGAACAGTCTTCATGGTGAACTCCTTCAGGTGAGGTCTGAGTGACCTTAGGGGGTGGGTGAACGAACTCGGCGGCAGCGCATGCGGGGCTGAGGTCCCTTCTGACTCCATTCGTGGGCGCGGGGGCCACCGAGCCGACTGTGCCGACCTTCGACGCTGATCACTTCCAGCCACACGGCGCGCCGCACCGCCCTTCATCTGCGGTTTCCACGCTGAAAGAAGGCAACCAGAATGATGACCACGCCCTGCACGGCGGCATTCAGATACACGCTGATGATGTTGGTGAGGTTCAGGACGTTCTCGATGGTGACGAGCAGCACCGCCCCGACCACCGTGCCCCAGATGCGCCCGTGCCCGCCCTTGAGGGCTGTTCCGCCGA
The Deinococcus ruber DNA segment above includes these coding regions:
- a CDS encoding Gfo/Idh/MocA family protein, which gives rise to MPSPRMALTAPVSAPIAFTDCIPNSAGEAMTRRLRAGMVGGGPGAFIGAVHRQAMALTGQIELVAGAFASDAARSRATGQELGLSAQRGYASWEAMLEAEQRLPEDQRIELVVIVTPNHLHFPVARAFAQAGVHVVCDKPLVHTTAQAQELRRVVQVSGVLFGVTYNYTGYPMVRQAREMVRSGQLGDVRKVVVQYHQGWLATQLEREGNKQAGWRTDPVRSGVAGAVGDIGSHAENLLTTVTGLALEAICADLTTFVPGRALDDDASILLRFKGGAKGVLTASQIAVGQENDLSLQVYGTQGSLSWRQEDPNCLLYWPLSGGQQIWTRGSPQLSPAAQAATHLPAGHPEGFIDAFSNIYRGFAAALTARLERRVFDAETMAFPGLEEGIRGVRFIEKTVQSARSTERWTQVDQ
- a CDS encoding substrate-binding domain-containing protein — its product is MKTVPRFALLSAALLGSAALAQTKQVIGVSIPAADHGWTAGVVYHAGVAKTQLEKMYPNAQIIVKTAKDANEQANQIQDLYTINKISALVILPQESAPLTRPIAALKAKGVFITVVDRGLTDPKAQDAYVAGDNPGFGNVAGRYISKALGAAGGNVVILRGLPTVIDNQRNDAFNAAIKSNAKIKVLDAKFGNWNRDDAFKVMQDYLTRFPKIDAVWASDDDMAAGVLKAIQQAKRSDIRLVLGGAGMKEMVQRLIKGDALITANVTYPPSMIADAMRLTVAHVAGGKPIAASTIIPSVLITKANAAQYYFPNSPF